The genomic stretch aggagcttttaggagttacggactaggattgacaaccctagtgttagtaatctacgcttgtgccgcatgggcaaaacttgtgtgactcgttctatcgaagtataaactgtgctagggtgttgtagttggaatttgtataaccataagtgtgaaagcacatccccggaattctcttatctcttatcttttatctttgtgatttatttgcaattaggtGTTTACTTGTTTTTAATTGTTTTCATTCTCAAAATTTCccaaaactcttgtttctctagatagtatttgacgcttagtatataatagtcagttgcaattatattccccgtgttcgatatcccaatactgacctttagctatactatttctaccttgtatacttgcaagtagttttagtgctaataaatagtgcatcaaacgGACATTTCTCCCGTGAGTGCCCAAGTACGAAGACTGGGGTGACTCTTCGGCCAAACCCATAGGGACAACAGCCGCAACTGCGGGCACTTCATGCTGAACCGAGGGGAGATCAAGTTCTACCCTCCGCAGCAGCCGCAGGCACAACCACGGAAACGCCGACAGTCCCTGCAGGCAAGGGCGTATGCACTGCGACCAAGGCAGCCAAAAATGGGGCAAGGGAACCACGGGCAAGATAATTTGGCAGGTATGAGTACACTTCATAATATACCTATCGCCATTTTATTTCATACGGGTGCATCGCACTCTTTTATATTAGTGTCATGTGTAGAGACCCTAGAACTCCCTACTGATGCGATTGAACCTAGAATGAATGTATCATCACTAGTATGAGGCCTCATAGATATTTCACGAACTTGCTCGAACGCGGAGTTTGTGATGGGAGAACTTAAGCTAGTAGCTCATGATTTGTATGTTATTGCGATGATGAATATCGACATAAtattgggaatggattggctcgAAAAGAACTATACGGCGATACTCTGCAAGGAACGACGAATTTTGCCACAACATCCGGGAGAAGGATTGACTACTTtctatgggatctccatgaatcAGCGTACATCGATTATCTCAGCGTTACAAGCAACAAATATGATGACGAAAGGACGATCATCTTATCTTACTTACCTGTACGGTGAGGAGAAGAAGGAAAAGAGAATAGAGGATGTAGCAATCGTGCGAGAATTTCTGGACGTTTTTCCTGACGCTTTACCAGGACCCCCACCTGACAGACAATTGGAGTTTACAATTGATCTGGAGCCAGGATCGGCCCCAGTATCAAAGGCACCTTAcagaatggcgcctaaggagttGGAGGAACTGAAAATTCAGTTGAAAGAATTAATGGACTTAGGTTTCATAAGACCTACCGTATCGCCATGGGGAGCAACAGTACTGTTCGTAAAGAAGAAAGATAGCACTTTAAGAATATGcatcgactatagagagttTAATAAACTGACTCTTAAGAATAAGTATCCTTTGCCAAGGATAGATGACTTGTTTGATCAACTTTGAGGAGTTGGTGTCTTctcgaagatggatttgagatcaggatATCATCATCTGAAGGTGCGACGGGAAGATGTCCCCAAAACTGCGTTTCTTACAAGATATGGCCATTACGAGTTCATAGTAATGCCTTTCAGGCTCACTAATGCGCCAGTCgtgttcatggatttgatgaaccgagtgTTTCACCCGTACTTGGATAAATTTGTACTagtcttcatagatgatgtacttATTTACTCTTAGAATGAGAAAGAGCACGAAGAACATCTAAGAATCACCTTAGaaacgttaagagccgagaaactctatgctaagtttagcaagACCGAGTTCTGACTTAACGAGGTGAACTTCCTTGGACATATTGTCACCgtagaaggaattcgagtggatcCTGCGAAGATTGAGACAGTTCGACGATGGAACTCTCCTTCAACACCTaatgagattcggagtttcctaggtctgGCACGATACTGCCGAAGGTTTATTGAGGGATTTTCTAAGATCGCAAGATCGATGATCCAATAATTGAAGAAAGTAACCAAATTCGTATGGACTCCCAAGTGTGAAGCAAGATTTCAGCTTctaaaggagaaattgaccactgCACCAGTTCTTACCGTGCCGGAGCCGGGAACGAACTATGTAGTGTATATTGATGCTTCGAAAgtgggacttggatgcgtgCTAATGCTGAATGACATGGTGATTGCGTACGCATCACGACAACTAAGGCCGCAGGAGTTTAATTATCCCACACATGACTTGGAATTGGCAGCAGTTGTGCATGccttgaaaatttggagacatcacctcTATGGGGTTCGATGTGAAATTTTCATGGATCACAAGCGCCTAAAATACTTTTTCGAGCAGAAGGATTTGAATATGAGACAACGAAGATGGCTTGAGTTGGTGAAAGATTACGATTGTGGAATTAATTATCATCCTGGCAAGGCCAACGTGGTGGCCGATGCGTTAAGTTAGAAGAATAACCTCAACTAGCTACATTTCTCACTCAGGATGAGAGATGAGAGTCTGATATGGGAATTTAGTAAATTGAAGTTGGAAGTGGTGAATGCACCCGAGACGGTAGAGGGAAGAATCGCTACTTTGGTAATTGAACCTGATCTTTGAGCGAGGATCGTAGAAGCTCAAAGGGCCGATGCCGCGTTGGAGAATGTGCGAGTGAAAGTAAGGTCAGGAGAGCATGGGAAATTTTGCGAatactaattttaaaatattaataatcacaGATAAATTTCAAGATCAATGAAATGCATTCCATATACTACTCATTTTATCTATCCATTCCATGTTTGTTTCATGTCTTTTATTCCATTAATCAAATTCTAAGTTACTATTTCCACTTGTTACTTTATACTCCGTAATTACTAATCTTACTTAGTAAGTCCTCAAATTTAGTTTAACCATAGTCATTCtaaatcatatttcttttaccaaatcttataaataaaactcattaaccttatcaactaaatttctttaatctcaattatttgCAATAGTTAGAATATGCTTCGATCATCAATTCTAGTCTCATTTCTATGGTTAATCCACTCACATAATCACACTTAGTTATTAGTCATTATCATATTCAATTCCTTCCTCAAAAAAAGATCTTTCACTTCAATAttccaatcaattttccaaaatatatcaaatgacCATTATAAATTCTAATAAATTCACTTTAGTCACTAAATAagatatattattcattttcaacAACAAATTGACCAATTAAGATTCATGGATTAATGCCATAAGATAGTCAGTTCATACTCAAAACCATACATAGGTTCAACTCAATCTAGTTCAATGGAAAAACTTATGTTTTCGACGTCTACGGACAAGAATTGATTGATAAACTCAAAACGTAACACAAACCTTATTTGACAACCAACGAGGTCAGAAAAGTTTTACCTCATAACCTATCATAAGTttcaaatataagaaaaataggataaatGAGAGCCCTACCATGATAATCCTACGTTGGTTCGACTGGTTCAAAGCGTCAACACAAATTAAGTGAAACTTTCATAGATggcaacttcttcttcttcctcctttgatGACTAAtcggttgattctccaaagtggGGTGAATAGTAGGCTAGTagctatatttgattttatagcaagagccacattatttaattaattatgaatagtGAATGACAAATATCACTATTTCGATCATTCATATTCTTTCTAGATGATTCCATGTATAATTGTCTTGATTgcagtaaaaaaaaaattccaaaccTAAAAAAATCGTGCCTCTCGAAGATTTTtggatataaaaatatatatatagcatCTTTTATGCAAAATGACCATTTCTCCCTTCTATTGTATACACTATATAATTTCcaatttaattctattttcttgctcTATCTTACTGACGTGATACTTGTGTTACCCCAattctatataaaataatattcagTGTTGTGCACAAATTATAAGAATTTCACCCTAAATTGACAAATATGTGTAGAAAGGAATTTTCCAACTAAACCCTGATTTTGGGTGTTACAATTATGTGTTGAACTAGtattttcagcacaactttctcgAAGCGGACCGCTATTTGTTAAGCAATCATTGGCCGCCAACGGTCCGCTGGGCAGGTTGAATGCTCCACATTTTCATCTTCtacttttatttatctttttaggctcaaatttgaacatttctcacaaaacacgtcaaaataccaaaatagataaaatatgcaattattGGACATGCAAtactcaaaatggaccaaataaaggccaaAAATAGTGctaaaatccgagcgtatcaaagaGTATAACTtccatttcattatttttttcaattcactttccattaacattttttaaaattcgtggcgGATAAAGTATGACTTTTAATAGctaacggagggagtaggatTTTCTTGTGGCGgctttttcaagatttcatagtTACGAGTTGATACAATATGTAGATTcatattgattgttgttattaaaagcatggaaaaagagagaaaatgaaatacaaaGATATATAGTAGGAGGATAGAATTTATTTTAGTAAACATGAAAGTAAAACACGCATTCCCAAGTTAATATTAgatcaattgtcattgttgcagctatagttgatcaattgtcattgttgcgGAGAAAATACTTAGCACAGAGTAGCATGAGGCCAGTGAATGGTTTAATGGAAGCGATTTCAACATTCGCTGCAGCTTCCTCTTTGAGCTCGTACTCGATCGTAGATCGAGTTATACACTGCTTCTCGTTTCCCTCCACCTCTATCACATTAAATCTCATACGATACAGCTTGAACCCTAGATCCAGAAATCCACTTTCCACAACCTCTGCCTCCTTCACACGCTTCTCGTTATCCACCACTATGAATTTCTCCTTGAACGAATTCATTCCCCTCCCATCCCTACTCAATTAATCTATTAAATTAGTTaggataattaaataaatctagTGGAAGTTGATTGAACTGAATGTGGGTGGTACCTGGACGGAAAACGACCTCGAGAATAGTTCCGGCGCCGCCGTCCCCTTGGACGACGTCGACCCGGCTTATAAAGTCGGAGTTGGCTTCCTCCGCCACTTCGGGGAGCTGTCGAGTGCCGTAGACCTTCCACGCTTCAGTTGCCGGTACATCAACCGTCATCTCAGCGGACATTGTTCCAGTACATCTTCGATTTCCGGTTGCGGAGGATGTGATGTCTATGCACTACAAAAAGGAGTTGAGATTGAGAgggttattatttataaaataagggTGTGGTTGAATTGGTAAATAGGGGCATTCATAGAGCATTTAACGGCCCAATATAgtgtttgatttgttggttaaattttctgtgtGACTCGTTTATTGGAAAATGGCCCGTTGAATTATGGCTGAAAATGACtgttttattatcatgaaaaattcagtgataataatatgtgcaacactatttcaatcttaaattaCATAGAATTTACTAATATAGCCCTCGGccgtagaaatataaaaatcatctttattaATTTCGAAACATCACTTGAAAAGACTAGTTGAAGacataattgatttatgtttcataggtgaaataattctgcgacaattcaaccatcacactaataaaaatatgaatcatCTATGTCACTAATAATTCTGCTGGTGGATAACTTCAAACTAAGCTCGATCAGGATGATTATGCCAGGGGCGGTGCCGCTGGGGAAGGAGCTGGAAGCGGCTCTGCTCAGCCGCGTGCCGCATGCGGtttttggacaggtgaaaagtgaaaaataactgatatacctaacttcatttttcatgtccttcacatgatcatttaataccagaaacactaaattcaatttaattactccctatatttgtgttgatattataagaattatactactaattgatttacttagttttactctaaattcagtgttaggaaaattagttgggtaggtggaggaatgtgaagttaggTCGGATTAACTTTGTCATTACTCCTCATTGATGTCATGCATATATATCTAATCGATTCGAATCTTTATcatggtaccacttgcatctaatactttaccaattttgaattataatataactaaatattacttACGAAAAAATATAAGTATGGACAAACAGGCtaggaaatttatgtttattagttagctcatgaatttattatttttttccaataacaTGAATTCCCTACtggtctatctaacccacctagaataaTGGACAAACGGGCTAGGAAGTTTATGTTTATTAGTCggcccatgaatttattatttttgtctaatatCTTTGAATCCTAgtggtctatctaacccacctagaataaaaaagtatataaattatgataatattattattatcatacatGGCTAAGTACAT from Salvia splendens isolate huo1 chromosome 15, SspV2, whole genome shotgun sequence encodes the following:
- the LOC121767041 gene encoding norbelladine synthase-like, yielding MSAEMTVDVPATEAWKVYGTRQLPEVAEEANSDFISRVDVVQGDGGAGTILEVVFRPGTTHIQDGRGMNSFKEKFIVVDNEKRVKEAEVVESGFLDLGFKLYRMRFNVIEVEGNEKQCITRSTIEYELKEEAAANVEIASIKPFTGLMLLCAKYFLRNNDN